GAGTCCGTCGGGACCAGTGACTCTTCGTTTAACTTTGAAGAAAAGTGGCAATCGTTGGCGAATCGCATCGGTCGAACGAGGGTTCGATAATCCGTAGTTCGCTAGGCTTGTCGGTAGGACCGAACTTTGGTACACGCCTTCTAATTCCGTTGCCATTCGCGCAACATCATCCATTGTGACTTTGTTATCTAGCTGCCCGGTTGCATGGATTTCCATGGACGCATTGCTGGTCTTCAGTCGAGATGAATCATTGGCAGTTTCGAGCCAGAATAGTGTGGTGAAACGATTTTTAAAACTCGCGGCTGTATTCGCCGCGGTATTCGTCCAACAAGCGGTTTTGTCCGTTCCAACCGCTATTGCGAAAAGTCCGGCAAGCGAAGTAGCGCCATTGCCTCTGAACTCATTCCTTGAAAGAAAGCTGCGTCGGGAAAAATTCAAACCCGCGTTTATTCGACAAATGCTACGTGCATACGAGCCAAGAGATTTTCATTCTGTATTGGAGTTGAACGTCCTTCTGTACCTTCGAAAATCCGATTATCATGGTCCGCAAGTTTCTGACGAGGCGGTAACTGAAGTGCGCGACTTTCAACAAGCGCAAGCTAAGTGGCTTCGTCTAGCTGAATCACGGTACGGCGTCGATCAAAACGCAGTCGCCAGTCTTCTTTGGATTGAATCCCGACTAGGGAAAAATGTAGGAAATTTCCACGTTCCGAGCGTCTATCTCCATTTAATTCAGGCGCCACGTGTCTCCGTTCAAAACTATCTTCTTTCCAGGACCGAGAAGTTCACGGATTCAGTTTCGGAAGCGGACCAAAAGGAAATTGTCGCCAGAACTCACAAGAAAGCAAAATGGGCGCT
The window above is part of the Deltaproteobacteria bacterium genome. Proteins encoded here:
- a CDS encoding lytic murein transglycosylase, with protein sequence MKRFLKLAAVFAAVFVQQAVLSVPTAIAKSPASEVAPLPLNSFLERKLRREKFKPAFIRQMLRAYEPRDFHSVLELNVLLYLRKSDYHGPQVSDEAVTEVRDFQQAQAKWLRLAESRYGVDQNAVASLLWIESRLGKNVGNFHVPSVYLHLIQAPRVSVQNYLLSRTEKFTDSVSEADQKEIVARTHKKAKWALDELRALQKVHAWKWKVDEDLRGSFSGAFGIPQFLPSSYVRWARSRKKSTQPVLSRPEDAIFSVGFYLMDHGWKKSSREAQLAALYKYNNSHDYAAAILSLADRVKEEAELKESKQTR